ACCCTTTAGCCCTTAAGACCCCACAATGACCTTACCCACTCAgagaaaaaagtaaatatgaAAGCCCATTTGAACTTCTCTCAATCGAACACTTCTGAGCCTTCATTTTGCTGCATCAGCGCCATCTCCATTCACGTTATTTCTGGATCAGTTATTGAATAATGTGTATATTCTTCCCTTTCATATTGCTCGCGTATGCTCTGCTTCCACTTACGAAAACAGATCTAAGCCTGAGGCATCACCATCGAATAAAAAATCTATATAGCGATCCAATTATGGTTCATTTACGATAATGAGAGAACAAAAACCATGCAAAGAGAATTATAGCTTATaagaattattataaaataaatactaataacaataatatagATGCATCACATGACATTCGCTAGCAgacaaaaatgtataaattagAGGCCACCCCAATCAAAAATCAATGGATCAATTCATCGAATACCAACCAAGAATGCGTTCATTTTGACAGAAAACCagacaaaaagccaaaaaaatattgcaaataaaaaagcaaGCAACCAACGCAGCACCAGGCTAAATCAATCGAAATGCTTTCTTTACCACTATTtacaaaaaagagaaaaaacaaTACTATTCTTccactatattattataaactGTATTTGTACATGTGTACTGCAGCCGACAGCGTCAAAGGGCCGCAAGAGCGCGCTGCTGGAGCAGTAGAAACTTTCTTGAAACATTTGTAAGTGGACGTGTTCGTGCACGTCTTGACCCGTTCTTGTTGTGTCGGAACTCATCCCTCCCACTCccgcacacgcacaccagTCAGTCAATCAACCGCAGCTCATCTAGTTGTCTCGCTCACTCGTTCGTTGTCGTTGCTCATAGTATCCGTATCGTCTCGCTGTCGTACTCGTCAAGCGTTCTCGCTCCACTCTCATTCGACACAAGCAAGACACTCTATCTCTCGCTCGAAGAGCATTTACGTACCTCAGTTACCGTTCTTTCACCGCGCCACTCGCTGGCACTACAAAACGTGTTCAGGGAGTGCTAGTCGTACTCGTTATCGTTCTATCCCGTGCAGTCGATCCAACATGGCGACTTGTCCCATCCCCGGCATGTTTAAATATACTAATTATTCTTgaactaattttaatcaacCGATTTATCTCTCTTCCGCAGCCCCGTGCGACGTCCGTTAGGCCACAATTCGACGGATTGGCCTTCCCACCAAGATTCGACCTTGCTCCTGAAAACGAATTCTAAatgccatttcattttttaatttattttaaatgatatttCATAATGATTATGtttatgattttaatttaatttcttaatttaaaaacaaaataataaaactataacaaaataaatatcgaAAACGACGGGAGGCAAACCACCAACAACGCCAGATGCACTTaggcaaaaaaataaaatcatataacAACAATCGATCACCATCGATTAGCATACATAATACATAAGTGATCAGTAACAGGCTATTGTGTAAGCGCGACATTTGCCATGGGGACACTGCTCGCTGGAcctgtatttgtatttgtatttatatatttttatacaactTTCGAAATGCATTCAACCAACTAACTATGAAAGAACCATCGACTCTCAACCGAACAACATGAGAATAATCGCGAAACGTGAGCCCCGTCAAAATGAAGGCCCCGCGGAGGTGTCCGCCGGTAAATGTCGCCCGCAGTTCGAATATTTTGCTCTATATGTACTCCCAATATTGTTTGTCATGCAGACCAGACAAGACTTACGGACGACACGAGCTACACACTGCgcttatgtttatgtttaactCTGACTCTATCTAACAATGATAGGGAGATAAGATCATCACTTGACACTAAATGAAAAGTATACAAAAAAggaacaaaataaatgtaaatcaaTTTAACAAATGTGTATTATTTTCCGTGATCAAATCATTCGACTGGGACATATTCATTCATATTTACTGGCCATACGTGTTAAGAAATTGTCACAGGTCTTTTGTAAACTAATAAGATGTTGtggatatatttatttacttttacttaAGCCCCATACAAATTAAGTCCTACTTTCCCGCCCCAGGAGCCCTGGGATTGGGCTCGATGCGCAATAGTTGCTTGTGCTGGCCAATCATGTGCTCGATGTGGTTGCACTCGCGGAGATGACCCTTGAACTCATCGAGAGTCTGGTAAAGCACCGGATAGAGGGCGGGCAGGAGGCCATGATCCAGGGTCGGGAAGAGATGGTGGAGCACATGGTCACCAAAGTGGGTGAGCACCAGGAACTGCGACCACTTGAGATCACCGCGGTCGATAATCGTGTCCACCTGGAAGAGACCCCAGTCACGATCCTCACGATTGGCATCACCCTCGTGATAGATTTCCGGATCGTGATGCGCCGCATTCAGACCAATCAAGCAGAAGCTAAAGCTGGCTATCGACGTCATCGCGAGCCACTGGCGCACGCAGATCCAAATGCCTAAAGATCCCCCGGTTCCCAGGTATATGGCAATGGGTATAGTCAGTGGCAGTAGGTCGTGCCAGTAGAGGATGTTGGTGTGGCGCAGCGAATAGAAAATACTGCAatatcaatcaatcaaaagaTCACTGATTAGACTTTGTTTACGATCACCGCCTCGATCACACACTCACCGAGTGCCCATTTGTATGAAGAAGGCGAGGGCATAGGCCACCGGCTCCGTGACCCAGGACACATAACGCATCAACTTGCTCTTGATGTGCGGATTGGGCACCCAGCACAGCAAGGGTTCGAACATCGAGAGTTCCAGATCGAAATACGAATTCGGATAGATGTGGTGGGACAGAGCATGGGACACACGCCAGGCGGCAAAGTTCATCATGCCCAGATTAAAGGCGTACATCTGCCAGTTGTCCCGACGATGAAAGTAGTTGTGGGACACGATCACCGTCCAGCAGAGGGCCACACTCGCCAAGACCAAAGCCAAAAGGCTGTTGTATTTGGCACTGGCAATGCCCAACAGGTAGAGCGACACAACGAGACCCAGGTGAATGAGCTAAAAGAaatgtatattaatatattataaatataatgatAAATTTTAAAGTTATCATATTAATTAGGGTTTCAGcgtgcaaataattaaataatataatcaCACAGGCCGCCGAATACAAGTGGGGGCATAATATTAGGGCTGCGACACGTGAAATGTAAGATTAGATGTTTTTAGTTagtaataaatttatttatgagccGGCAGGTTCAACTTCCTATCAATAAGTAACTGATAAGAATTACTTAACTGATATGAAATGAAATCTAAGGCACGCCCATTTTCAAtaaggtatttttttttgcagattAACACTCACATCACTCTTCTTTTTCGGCCGCTTGTCTATGGTCTTTAGTTGCTCGCGGACTCGCTCC
The sequence above is a segment of the Drosophila melanogaster chromosome 2L genome. Coding sequences within it:
- the Cyt-b5-r gene encoding cytochrome b5-related, isoform B codes for the protein MVIEEWKKSGIATKFPTYRNSALITTHSWQKGKRQDDGAEGLWRINDGIYDFTSFIDKHPGGPFWIRETKGTDITEAFEAHHLTTAPEKMIAKYKVRDAAEPRIYTLTLEEGGFYKTLKERVREQLKTIDKRPKKKSDLIHLGLVVSLYLLGIASAKYNSLLALVLASVALCWTVIVSHNYFHRRDNWQMYAFNLGMMNFAAWRVSHALSHHIYPNSYFDLELSMFEPLLCWVPNPHIKSKLMRYVSWVTEPVAYALAFFIQMGTRIFYSLRHTNILYWHDLLPLTIPIAIYLGTGGSLGIWICVRQWLAMTSIASFSFCLIGLNAAHHDPEIYHEGDANREDRDWGLFQVDTIIDRGDLKWSQFLVLTHFGDHVLHHLFPTLDHGLLPALYPVLYQTLDEFKGHLRECNHIEHMIGQHKQLLRIEPNPRAPGAGK